The Bacteroidota bacterium region CTGGCTTATAGCCTAATTTTTCAATTGATTTCTTAATAGTTTCTACAGTCGTTTTTGATGGATTGTATGTTACAGTAACCAATTTTTTCTCGACATTAACAACACAGTCCTTTACGCCTTTTTCATAAGCCATTGCTTTTCCAATTTTTTCCTTGCAACTATTGCAGGTAACATCTACTGAATAAGTGACTTTTTTATACTTTGTATCAGTTTTTGTAGAAGTTTGGGCAACTGATAAATTTGCTATCATCACTGAAAATAAAGTCAGTGT contains the following coding sequences:
- a CDS encoding heavy-metal-associated domain-containing protein, which gives rise to MKKIRITAILTLTLFSVMIANLSVAQTSTKTDTKYKKVTYSVDVTCNSCKEKIGKAMAYEKGVKDCVVNVEKKLVTVTYNPSKTTVETIKKSIEKLGYKPALASTKTSCPETKTCPKTSCCKKK